From the Psychrobacillus sp. FSL K6-4046 genome, one window contains:
- a CDS encoding ABC transporter ATPase, translating into MGRLREEDFEVLRGPLESGRQSPGSLGAILFITVFLQALVFLLEYFMVGPNTVFPYKEKIIEIHLYFTVALIILSLVFAIPIVYRKFDRIQYLVSILVSQNLLSFSLFICALFLIGEDTGGEVVSAEKLLKVTYLILSCGFLVFFATCIRFYILLKKGHYRKGSKKDQIRGQLEKNTTLLIFPAVVFGLIIVLIMQYVVRVMPEFNIDSVLIITIGIGLFFVMLFVLPEQLVILYCKYKYKSFNFNERGYLYSVGDQMLKRKRGKKLSKEIRS; encoded by the coding sequence ATGGGTAGATTAAGGGAGGAAGATTTTGAAGTATTAAGGGGACCGTTAGAATCTGGTAGACAAAGTCCAGGAAGTTTAGGGGCAATATTATTTATAACAGTTTTTCTACAAGCCTTAGTATTTTTATTAGAATATTTCATGGTTGGTCCAAATACAGTGTTTCCTTATAAAGAGAAAATTATAGAGATTCATTTATATTTTACAGTTGCTTTAATTATACTGTCGCTTGTTTTTGCTATACCAATAGTTTATAGAAAGTTTGATAGAATTCAGTATTTAGTCTCTATATTAGTTTCGCAAAATTTATTATCCTTCTCTTTGTTTATCTGTGCCCTATTTTTAATTGGAGAGGATACAGGGGGAGAAGTGGTAAGTGCAGAGAAATTGCTCAAGGTTACATATCTTATCCTTAGCTGTGGTTTCTTGGTCTTCTTCGCTACATGTATAAGATTTTATATTTTATTGAAAAAAGGACATTATAGAAAGGGAAGCAAGAAGGATCAGATTAGAGGTCAACTAGAAAAAAATACTACTCTTCTAATTTTTCCTGCTGTTGTCTTTGGTTTAATTATAGTGCTCATTATGCAATATGTTGTAAGAGTAATGCCTGAGTTTAATATAGACTCTGTTTTAATCATTACGATTGGTATCGGTCTCTTTTTTGTCATGCTGTTTGTCCTACCTGAGCAGTTAGTCATCTTATATTGTAAGTATAAATACAAAAGCTTCAATTTTAATGAGCGAGGCTACTTGTATTCTGTAGGAGATCAAATGCTTAAGAGAAAACGAGGGAAGAAGCTTAGCAAAGAGATTAGGAGTTGA
- a CDS encoding LXG domain-containing protein produces the protein MKVLDVRPFQDGIQRNTDMLTRVEQEMQQIQKTISGLVAMEDHLKGQGGNTIRAFYNDCHIPFLQFFTIFQTGFKERLSQMKLALEGLEPDPNGYIKQTFLEGEVEEGLTAISKITESLTDESNSIMDQVSDIVALPHLNDSEVQQGVNDSRKKRDLTVSDLCEFDMTQTNNLLFVEKDLLSMEQWLLDIEGMMNDGLSDIDFQADVWKDYTAEHPLKTELDTQDPSLEHVEDKDQSSDPNDVANTKSDVDKIKEEVGLLKRINTATTGLVSSYGMYQAGKKGVLRTSRVYDSKTGKYTHKIQANGEALKHLKVVPDAEALRDFNKGLPKGDKKWSKKHHEKAINNTTDLKYATQKPNSSGWSTTGDEVLKKHPNLAYWNDKATSVEKAKTVGTATAKGIGKSFKDIVDIKGMAQPGLKGVTKALGPIGAAANYFSNYNTAKSEGLSGGKAAARATVDTAVETAVGGAVQTAFTVGFTVAIPIPGVGTAIGVGLGILANIALTSKKEGGKSAMDHIKGWFR, from the coding sequence ATGAAAGTCCTTGATGTTCGTCCTTTTCAAGACGGTATACAGCGAAACACAGATATGCTCACACGGGTAGAACAGGAAATGCAGCAAATTCAAAAGACAATCAGCGGTCTCGTCGCAATGGAGGATCATTTAAAGGGTCAAGGTGGAAATACCATTCGTGCATTTTACAACGATTGTCACATCCCTTTCCTTCAGTTTTTTACGATATTTCAAACAGGATTTAAGGAAAGGCTTTCTCAGATGAAGCTAGCTTTAGAGGGGTTAGAGCCAGATCCAAATGGTTATATTAAGCAAACATTTTTAGAGGGAGAAGTGGAAGAGGGACTAACCGCCATTTCTAAAATTACAGAATCACTTACAGACGAGTCTAATTCTATTATGGATCAGGTATCTGATATTGTTGCGCTCCCACATTTAAACGATAGTGAAGTACAGCAAGGCGTTAATGATTCTCGAAAAAAGAGAGATCTAACGGTTTCGGATTTATGTGAATTTGATATGACTCAAACGAATAATCTCCTTTTTGTTGAAAAGGATTTATTAAGTATGGAACAATGGTTATTAGACATTGAGGGCATGATGAATGATGGACTATCAGACATAGATTTCCAGGCGGATGTATGGAAGGACTATACGGCGGAACACCCCCTTAAAACCGAACTAGATACCCAAGACCCATCCTTAGAACATGTAGAGGATAAGGATCAGTCCAGTGACCCAAATGACGTGGCTAATACCAAAAGTGATGTGGATAAGATTAAAGAGGAAGTAGGGCTCCTAAAACGTATTAATACTGCTACTACTGGTCTAGTATCAAGTTATGGTATGTATCAAGCCGGTAAAAAAGGAGTGTTAAGAACTTCACGTGTATATGACTCGAAAACAGGAAAGTATACACATAAGATTCAGGCAAACGGTGAAGCATTGAAGCATTTAAAAGTAGTTCCTGATGCTGAAGCACTTAGAGACTTTAACAAAGGTCTTCCTAAGGGAGATAAAAAATGGAGTAAAAAACATCACGAAAAAGCAATAAATAATACTACGGATTTAAAGTATGCCACACAAAAACCAAATTCTAGTGGGTGGTCAACTACCGGGGATGAGGTATTAAAAAAACATCCTAATCTTGCATATTGGAATGACAAGGCTACTAGCGTTGAAAAAGCTAAAACTGTTGGTACCGCTACAGCAAAAGGAATAGGAAAGTCTTTTAAGGATATTGTAGACATTAAAGGAATGGCTCAACCTGGACTTAAAGGCGTAACCAAAGCATTAGGACCAATAGGAGCAGCAGCCAATTATTTTAGTAATTATAATACAGCTAAAAGTGAAGGGCTTAGTGGTGGGAAAGCAGCCGCCAGAGCAACAGTTGACACAGCTGTAGAGACTGCGGTTGGTGGAGCAGTCCAGACTGCATTTACCGTAGGTTTCACAGTTGCGATTCCTATTCCAGGTGTTGGAACTGCTATTGGTGTAGGTTTAGGGATACTTGCTAATATAGCATTGACTAGTAAGAAAGAGGGCGGAAAATCTGCTATGGATCATATTAAAGGATGGTTCCGCTAA
- a CDS encoding DUF5085 family protein: MIVANHQIAYRNVASKLYNFLPEEIDLAIADFIQILEKYNYTPTGTMFFSIISDPTAEVMTAQIFLPIEEKYFSVPEEEAVLFSSYFLVDNLLMTRIMHDFDIKSQEKYWELFGYAEQKQLTQKTPIFVQMKQMHNSEKSFVEMSLGVL, from the coding sequence ATGATAGTAGCGAACCATCAAATTGCCTATCGGAATGTAGCTTCTAAGCTTTATAATTTTCTCCCTGAAGAAATTGACTTAGCTATTGCCGATTTTATCCAAATTTTAGAGAAGTATAATTACACGCCTACAGGAACTATGTTCTTCTCAATCATTAGTGACCCTACCGCAGAGGTAATGACTGCACAAATCTTCCTGCCTATTGAAGAAAAATACTTCTCTGTGCCTGAGGAAGAGGCGGTCTTGTTTAGCAGCTATTTTCTTGTAGACAATCTGCTAATGACTAGAATTATGCATGACTTCGACATAAAATCACAGGAAAAATACTGGGAGCTATTTGGCTATGCAGAGCAGAAGCAGCTAACACAAAAAACACCCATTTTTGTCCAAATGAAACAAATGCATAACTCCGAAAAAAGCTTCGTAGAAATGAGTCTAGGTGTACTATAA
- a CDS encoding DUF5085 family protein → MGIELCSLLFDNVLSFQVKDKKENWQEGIFELENFTLNNEVYKNGPIFFSYKEDDNDAETGLFNYYLPISTAVVLNEDAHFSFIEHLEVEKALLLRQAEQEVDFTAAYDKVKSYAIENDIELEDNYYCVLLDVYGEFIIDLYVPVIGQGAEK, encoded by the coding sequence ATGGGAATTGAATTATGTTCTTTGCTATTTGACAATGTGCTTTCCTTTCAAGTAAAAGATAAAAAAGAAAATTGGCAAGAAGGAATATTCGAGTTGGAAAACTTTACGCTAAATAATGAAGTGTACAAAAATGGGCCTATCTTTTTTTCCTATAAAGAGGACGATAACGATGCAGAAACTGGTTTATTTAATTACTATTTACCAATAAGTACAGCAGTCGTATTAAATGAAGATGCTCATTTTTCATTTATCGAGCACTTAGAGGTTGAAAAGGCCCTGCTATTAAGACAAGCAGAGCAGGAAGTAGATTTCACGGCAGCCTATGACAAAGTAAAATCCTATGCAATAGAAAATGACATAGAGCTAGAAGATAACTATTATTGTGTCCTGTTAGATGTTTACGGTGAATTTATTATTGATTTATATGTACCTGTAATAGGGCAGGGGGCTGAAAAATGA
- a CDS encoding YwqI/YxiC family protein, whose protein sequence is MSEEIKIVYADVENQLEQMTASNEALNPTKEAPIEGNVLDVATKLNELSVNLETLLIKYQQLLGENILTTTSSVEFMKETDETISTGINGSGGHKMLAN, encoded by the coding sequence ATGTCAGAGGAAATAAAAATTGTTTATGCGGATGTAGAGAACCAATTAGAGCAAATGACAGCCTCAAATGAAGCGTTAAATCCTACAAAAGAGGCGCCAATTGAAGGAAATGTGCTAGATGTGGCTACTAAGTTAAATGAGCTCTCCGTAAATCTAGAAACTTTGTTAATAAAATATCAACAGCTATTAGGTGAAAATATCCTTACTACTACTAGTTCGGTTGAGTTTATGAAAGAGACCGATGAGACAATTTCTACTGGTATAAATGGGTCAGGTGGACACAAGATGCTAGCGAATTAA
- a CDS encoding DUF5082 family protein — MYWYMKLAEVKAKIARLNACQASLTGKQGEFQSNEPKCKEPELTPTTWHGTLATAFDDIRESGIRQPYLEIIGTQFSAVFDAIAAKIAELQAEIVSIQATIDRLLAEEAANNMK, encoded by the coding sequence ATGTATTGGTATATGAAGCTAGCAGAAGTTAAAGCGAAGATAGCTAGGTTAAATGCGTGTCAAGCTTCTCTCACAGGGAAGCAGGGAGAATTCCAGTCCAATGAACCTAAATGTAAGGAACCGGAGCTTACTCCTACTACTTGGCATGGGACGCTTGCGACAGCCTTTGATGATATTCGTGAATCGGGAATACGTCAACCGTATTTAGAGATTATAGGAACTCAATTTAGTGCTGTATTTGATGCAATTGCCGCAAAAATTGCTGAACTTCAAGCAGAGATAGTTAGTATCCAAGCGACTATTGATCGGCTTTTAGCTGAGGAAGCGGCTAACAATATGAAATAA
- a CDS encoding type VII secretion EssA family protein — translation MKANKIILIVLCTALLCFPKSGVVLADENKTIDELEPLLYEKLEFKKNTDYLHDVKKTEMKNTIPIKQFDIYFDGRKKLPNRTDSSFLFLSDERGENSTVAARSLELKLFTSGEKETRTKGNFSQQQQEGSSNGNLLTLVFLLMIASGIIILFVVFLPKLAQTSNGTPKKKKGIREGELI, via the coding sequence ATGAAGGCTAATAAAATCATTTTAATTGTCCTCTGTACAGCGCTACTTTGTTTTCCTAAAAGTGGGGTAGTGCTAGCAGATGAAAATAAAACAATCGATGAATTAGAGCCTTTGTTATATGAAAAGCTTGAATTTAAGAAAAATACGGATTATCTGCATGATGTGAAGAAAACAGAAATGAAAAACACGATTCCTATTAAGCAGTTTGATATATATTTTGATGGTAGGAAGAAGCTGCCTAATCGTACTGACTCATCTTTCCTTTTCCTAAGTGATGAAAGAGGTGAGAATAGTACGGTGGCAGCACGCTCCTTAGAATTAAAGCTTTTCACTTCTGGGGAGAAAGAGACAAGAACAAAAGGGAACTTCTCACAGCAACAGCAAGAAGGAAGTTCAAATGGCAACCTGCTTACACTTGTTTTCCTATTGATGATAGCCAGTGGGATTATTATTCTCTTTGTAGTATTTTTGCCAAAGCTCGCACAAACGTCAAACGGTACTCCAAAAAAGAAGAAGGGTATAAGGGAGGGTGAATTAATTTGA
- the esaA gene encoding type VII secretion protein EsaA has translation MKNLKGTGLWKIVAGIVLILALPILFFQLMGVSILDLDNPNKRVIAIVNEDQGITKGQESIDMGVEVVTILATDSPYEWKVVGRGAAENGLKSNQYEAIVYIPSNFSSNVMSYDQQNPERAEFSYKVHSQKAGLRKERVLHEIESATNRVNEKVSTLYWTYVAQEMDHIKKEFANILGKETEFLSTMSAYYKPESETLAEEMKRQKEQMAGLLSTMSSANNSHAARIENAETFGNQMTGFISYVQQYKTFQDSQKEILRQVQDDSLAKIKVAAASQAEHFNKTVQQLEDSNEKLNDEIYKVNNIIDANQEKFNALSELRKSEVDRQLNDLLVVQKTAIDRYNYSVLASLEKGIEARKNGTAVLGIMDVGTDPQQLVPIGTEMEQKAAAKTGTLLPTLEEERTKVNEILTALQSLKTKIAETDPESTLLTDLDQLQGELTNVTALISQKENVWSSSNQEGTNDYATAAKEYTSLLTDYQAVYREYQSVQQIIDTYPADTVRIGLEISQKEEALLTHANLTAEQKTRLQELFSKRVTNTELSSLLSYYATLEQFEYTLNEGGESTNKDALLEDEILTALLKNVVDVNELELEGWTAVEESIPETQLGMTDLSTTFAAIMSGQRETVEGQHLSLLNDLDTIDKQANLLLQQIQNPATMLGAEPQQTVGEGEVASSQQNVSNQLVSLSQMMNTLSDRQNNLVNYANELHAKADNIKTTSDEFSNKWETNVDAMSDFDGDIQSFLANTYVDGQENGYAFNHFVNPLGVKGAAAVSEEGQKVPPVILFIVLLISSLLIGYFTYQLKDGAVGLRIAMTIILSLLVGIIISLYSINMYILNDDRAIQWTIFTVLLLLASASIVRAALEFGQAAGWLAGIVLMCIYIIPLLILAVPDVNVPDILSNVYLSIKYEAETNFIMGVIITGVIAIIMLVVSYFVSKNNGQNATTVDEAYEG, from the coding sequence ATGAAAAATTTAAAGGGAACGGGATTATGGAAAATAGTTGCTGGGATTGTTCTAATATTAGCTCTCCCTATTTTGTTCTTCCAGCTGATGGGGGTCAGCATATTAGATTTAGACAATCCAAATAAAAGAGTTATTGCTATTGTCAATGAGGATCAGGGAATCACAAAAGGTCAGGAAAGTATTGACATGGGGGTAGAGGTAGTGACGATACTAGCTACCGATTCACCATATGAATGGAAGGTAGTCGGCCGAGGGGCAGCTGAAAATGGGTTGAAGTCAAATCAGTATGAGGCAATCGTTTATATCCCTTCTAACTTTTCTTCCAATGTAATGTCTTATGATCAGCAAAATCCGGAAAGAGCAGAATTCTCTTATAAGGTGCATTCACAAAAGGCTGGGCTACGAAAAGAGAGAGTGCTGCATGAGATCGAGTCAGCTACCAATCGTGTAAATGAAAAGGTGTCTACTCTTTATTGGACATACGTAGCACAGGAAATGGATCATATTAAAAAGGAATTTGCGAATATATTAGGTAAGGAAACTGAGTTTCTATCGACGATGTCAGCTTACTATAAGCCGGAATCTGAAACACTTGCTGAAGAAATGAAACGACAAAAGGAACAGATGGCTGGATTGCTTTCAACAATGAGTTCAGCTAATAATTCTCACGCTGCAAGGATTGAAAATGCAGAAACCTTCGGGAACCAAATGACTGGATTTATCAGCTACGTCCAGCAATATAAAACGTTCCAGGATAGTCAAAAAGAAATTTTAAGACAAGTCCAAGATGACAGTCTTGCAAAGATAAAGGTTGCTGCCGCTTCTCAAGCAGAGCATTTCAATAAAACCGTCCAGCAGCTAGAAGATAGCAACGAAAAGTTAAATGATGAAATTTACAAAGTGAACAATATTATAGATGCCAACCAGGAGAAGTTCAATGCATTGTCTGAGCTCCGAAAAAGTGAGGTAGATCGCCAGCTTAATGACTTACTTGTCGTTCAAAAAACTGCAATCGATCGCTATAACTACTCGGTGCTTGCAAGCTTAGAAAAAGGAATTGAGGCAAGAAAGAACGGTACTGCTGTACTAGGGATAATGGATGTTGGAACTGATCCACAGCAACTAGTTCCAATCGGTACAGAAATGGAACAAAAGGCTGCAGCAAAAACAGGGACACTTCTTCCTACTTTAGAGGAGGAGCGTACAAAGGTTAATGAAATCCTTACAGCTCTACAGTCTTTAAAAACAAAAATAGCTGAAACAGATCCAGAGTCTACATTGTTAACTGATTTGGATCAGCTACAAGGTGAATTGACAAATGTCACCGCGCTTATTTCTCAAAAAGAAAACGTGTGGAGCAGTTCCAATCAAGAAGGAACAAATGATTATGCTACTGCTGCTAAGGAATATACAAGTCTTTTAACAGATTATCAGGCCGTATACAGGGAATATCAATCCGTGCAGCAAATTATAGACACCTACCCGGCTGATACGGTAAGGATAGGGTTGGAGATTAGTCAAAAAGAAGAAGCATTATTGACTCATGCTAATCTAACAGCCGAACAGAAAACTAGATTACAAGAGTTATTTAGTAAAAGAGTTACCAATACAGAGCTAAGCTCTTTATTGTCCTATTATGCAACTTTAGAGCAGTTTGAATATACGTTGAATGAAGGAGGGGAAAGCACCAACAAGGATGCCCTGCTAGAAGACGAAATTTTAACAGCCTTACTTAAAAATGTGGTAGATGTTAATGAATTAGAATTAGAAGGCTGGACTGCAGTAGAAGAAAGTATACCGGAAACTCAATTAGGAATGACCGATTTAAGCACAACCTTTGCTGCTATTATGTCCGGTCAAAGAGAAACAGTGGAAGGGCAGCATTTATCGTTACTAAATGATTTAGATACGATTGATAAGCAGGCGAATTTATTGCTGCAGCAAATTCAAAACCCAGCTACTATGTTAGGTGCAGAACCTCAGCAAACAGTAGGTGAGGGAGAAGTTGCATCCAGTCAACAAAATGTAAGTAATCAGCTAGTTTCTCTTAGTCAAATGATGAATACGTTATCGGACCGTCAGAATAACTTGGTAAATTACGCAAATGAATTACACGCAAAAGCAGATAACATTAAAACTACATCTGATGAGTTTAGTAACAAATGGGAGACAAACGTGGATGCTATGTCTGATTTTGATGGGGACATACAAAGCTTCCTAGCAAACACTTATGTAGATGGACAGGAAAATGGTTATGCATTTAACCATTTTGTGAATCCACTAGGAGTAAAAGGAGCAGCTGCTGTCTCAGAGGAGGGCCAAAAGGTTCCACCAGTTATCTTATTTATCGTCCTACTGATTAGTAGTCTACTAATAGGTTACTTTACGTATCAATTAAAGGATGGGGCAGTTGGACTTCGTATAGCAATGACCATCATCTTATCTCTTTTAGTTGGGATTATTATTAGCCTATACAGTATTAATATGTACATCTTAAACGACGATCGTGCCATTCAATGGACGATATTTACGGTGCTATTACTATTAGCAAGTGCATCCATTGTTCGAGCAGCATTAGAGTTTGGTCAGGCAGCCGGCTGGCTAGCTGGAATAGTACTTATGTGTATTTACATTATTCCACTGCTGATTTTAGCGGTGCCAGATGTGAACGTACCTGATATTTTATCAAACGTGTATCTTTCAATAAAATATGAGGCGGAAACAAACTTTATAATGGGAGTAATCATTACAGGCGTTATAGCAATCATAATGCTAGTAGTATCCTATTTTGTAAGCAAGAACAATGGCCAAAACGCTACGACAGTAGATGAAGCGTATGAAGGCTAA